A genomic region of Glycine max cultivar Williams 82 chromosome 15, Glycine_max_v4.0, whole genome shotgun sequence contains the following coding sequences:
- the LOC100779625 gene encoding twinkle homolog protein, chloroplastic/mitochondrial, with product MRLRYPHTLLPLFTSLKLTTMNTQTLFHSSPFPNLKNTFFSQRRRFPSHRPFFTVFCSKPISRNPPSPLRTNGYHGSSHASIPRPVQLESPMEKSVEFQLNILKKKLEAIGMETGMCEPGQYNHLLCPECLGGDQEERSLSLYIAPDGGSAAWNCFRGKCGWKGSTQAFAGSSSARTQVDPVKKIRKITEEELELEPLCDELVVYFSERLISKQTLERNGVKQRKYDDQIVIAFPYRRNGGLISCKYRDINKMFWQEANTEKIFYGLDDIVGHSDIIIVEGEMDKLAMEEAGFLNCVSVPDGAPPSISSKELPPQDKDKKYQYLWNCKDELKKATRVILATDGDPPGQALAEELARRIGKEKCWRVRWPRKSRSDNCKDANEVLMYLGPDALKEVIENAELYPIRGLFNFRDYFDEIDAYYHRTLGYDIGISTGWNNLNDLYNVVPGELTIVTGVPNSGKSEWIDALLCNLNEIVGWKFALCSMENKVREHARKLLEKHLKKPFFNERYGESVERMSVEEFEQGKLWLSDTFSLIRCEDDSLPNISWVLDLAKAAVLRHGVRGLVIDPYNELDHQRPPNQTETEYVSQMLTLIKRFAQHHGCHVWFVAHPRQLHNWVGGPPNLYDISGSAHFINKCDNGIVIHRNRDPEAGPIDQVQVCVRKVRNKVAGTIGEAILLYNRVTGEYTPSDNNRPADRKR from the exons ATGCGTCTTCGTTATCCCCACACTCTACTTCCCTTGTTCACCTCCTTAAAACTCACCACCATGAACACTCAAACCCTCTTCCACTCTTCTCCATTCCCAAACCTCAAAAACACGTTTTTCTCTCAAAGGCGCCGTTTTCCCTCTCACAGACCCTTCTTCACTGTGTTTTGTTCCAAACCCATTTCAAGGAACCCTCCATCGCCACTCAGAACCAATGGCTACCACGGTTCCTCTCATGCCAGCATCCCTAGACCAG TTCAATTGGAGAGCCCTATGGAGAAGAGTGTGGAGTTTcagttaaatattttgaaaaagaagttGGAGGCTATTGGAATGGAAACTGGAATGTGTGAGCCAGGGCAGTACAATCACTTGCTCTGTCCAGAG TGCCTAGGTGGCGATCAGGAAGAAAGGAGCTTATCTCTTTACATTGCACCAGATGG GGGATCTGCTGCATGGAATTGCTTTCGTGGAAAGTGTGGGTGGAAAGGCAGTACACAG GCCTTTGCTGGTAGCAGTTCTGCAAGAACTCAAGTAGACCCGgttaaaaagataagaaaaattacAGAGGAGGAATTGGAACTAGAACCACTTTGTGATGAG CTGGTTGTGTACTTTTCAGAGCGCTTGATTTCAAAACAGACTCTGGAGAGAAATGGTGTCAAGCAGAGAAAATATGACGATCAG ATTGTGATTGCATTCCCGTATCGTCGAAATGGAGGGCTTATTAGTTGCAAGTATCGAGACATCAACAAAATGTTTTGGCAG GAAGCAAATACTGAAAAGATTTTTTATGGATTGGATGACATTGTGGGACACAGTGATATAATCATT GTTGAAGGTGAAATGGACAAGCTGGCAATGGAAGAAGCTGGCTTCTTAAATTGCGTCAGTGTCCCTGATGGTGCACCTCCATCAATCTCCTCAAAAGAGTTGCCACCTCAGGACAAg GACAAAAAGTATCAGTATCTGTGGAACTGTAAAGATGAACTAAAGAAG GCAACTCGGGTTATACTTGCCACTGATGGGGATCCACCTGGTCAAGCCTTGGCTGAGGAGCTTGCACGCCGCATTGGAAAAGAAAA ATGTTGGCGGGTAAGGTGGCCTAGAAAATCGAGGTCTGACAATTGCAAAGATGCAAATGAG GTTCTCATGTATTTGGGCCCTGATGCACTCAAGGAAGTGATTGAGAATGCAGAATTATATCCAATACGTGGATTGTTTAACTTCAGAGATTACTTTGATGAGATTGATGCATATTACCACCGAACCTTAGGATATGACATTGGTATCTCAACCGGGTGGAATAATCTGAATGACTTATACAAT GTTGTACCAGGAGAACTGACCATAGTAACTGGAGTTCCTAATTCCGGGAAGAGTGAGTGGATTGATGCTCTTCTATGCAATCTTAATGAAATTGTCGGCTGGAAATTTGCACTTTGTTCTATGGAGAACAAG GTTAGAGAACATGCTCGAAAACTTTTGGAGAAACACTTGAAGAAGCCTTTCTTTAACGAACG TTACGGCGAAAGTGTTGAACGGATGAGTGTGGAGGAATTTGAACAGGGCAAGCTCTGGTTAAGTGATACTTTCTCTCTCATAAG GTGTGAAGATGACTCACTTCCAAATATAAGTTGGGTTCTTGATCTTGCAAAAGCTGCTGTATTAAGGCATGGGGTGCGTGGACTTGTAATTGATCCTTACAATGAGCTTGATCATCAACGGCCTCCTAACCA GACTGAAACAGAATATGTGAGCCAGATGCTTACCTTAATCAAACGTTTTGCTCAACATCATGGATGCCATGTTTGGTTTGTAGCGCATCCTAGGCAG CTGCATAATTGGGTTGGGGGTCCTCCCAATCTCTATGATATAAGTGGAAGTGCACACTTCATAAATAAGTGTGACAATGGAATTGTTATTCACCGTAATCGGGATCCGGAAGCTGGGCCTATTGATCAAGTACAG GTTTGTGTTCGAAAGGTACGGAATAAGGTTGCAGGGACAATAGGTGAAGCCATATTGTTGTATAAtag GGTTACTGGTGAGTACACGCCATCTGATAACAACAGACCAGCTGATAGAAAGAGATAG
- the LOC100802663 gene encoding uncharacterized protein, with product MRNSRKAEPSNDVVSSERRNWSNIFKSLVQMVRSQQNQLHSFASRHKFLEDRLRMQHEGWVSDVRCHKDQISQMNGMLTSEEKKRSLEVAKADFALGLKHREAAMLKWILEHTEDELADFKAWFEILSRKSSNGEDQGTSSKDTDLKKKGSTNRGNKPTRNNTAEKEKYSSEIKDEFSRLKGEYDKLALEKYSEVTALLAEKKFVWNQYNIMENDYADKLRTKEAEVEKANEKIKVLVSSMEQLQSEKYEKDSKISELQSKMAEMEAETKRLNKEISGLSVELESLRKFRNNQVTPPVLNHCTQGTKAPESGVVKSNRSRRNMTSKKEICTPNAPVPAKSSETGTKTKSMKRKEAPVIPTSDTPKLFSSSFKVPKLKSSVRVT from the exons ATGCGCAATTCCAGAAAAGCAGAACCCTCCAACGACGTCGTTTCTTCGGAACGCAGAAACTGGAGCAACATCTTCAAATCGCTGGTTCAGATGGTGCGCAGTCAGCAGAACCAGCTTCACTCCTTCGCGAGCCGCCACAAGTTTCTCGAAGACCGCCTTCGAATGCAGCACGAAGGGTGGGTCTCTGATGTTCGATGTCACAAGGATCAAATTTCTCAG ATGAATGGGATGTTGACGTCTGAGGAGAAGAAACGGTCGCTCGAGGTGGCAAAGGCGGATTTTGCGCTGGGTTTGAAGCACAGAGAGGCCGCTATGTTAAAATGGATTTTGG AGCATACAGAGGATGAGTTGGCAGATTTTAAAGCATGGTTTGAAATCCTTTCTCGTAAATCCTCTAATGGAGAA GATCAAGGAACATCATCTAAGGATACTGacttgaagaagaaaggaagcACAAACAGAGGGAACAAGCCCACTAGGAATAATACTGCAGAAAAAGAGAAGTATTCCAGTGAAATCAAAGATGAATTTAGTAGGTTAAAAGGTGAGTATGATAAGCTTGCTTTAGAAAAATATTCGGAGGTGACGGCACTCTTGGCAGAAAAGAAATTTGTGTGGAATCAATATAACATAATGGAGAATGATTACGCTGATAAATTAAGGACTAAAGAAGCTGAAGTagaaaaagcaaatgaaaagatAAAGGTACTTGTTTCTAGCATGGAGCAGCTACAGtctgaaaaatatgaaaaggatagtaaaatatcagaattacaAAGTAAAATGGCTGAGATGGAAGCTGAGACAAAAAGATTAAACAAAGAAATATCTGGACTTTCAGTGGAGTTGGAATCTTTAAGAAAGTTCAGGAACAACCAAGTTACACCACCTGTTTTAAATCATTGCACACAAGGAACTAAAGCACCTGAGTCAGGAGTTGTTAAGAGCAACAGAAGTAGAAGAAATATGACttccaaaaaagaaatatgtacTCCCAATGCACCGGTTCCAGCCAAATCCTCTGAAACG gggacaaaaacaaaaagcatGAAGAGGAAAGAGGCTCCAGTTATTCCCACCTCTGATACTCCAAAGCTGTTCTCTTCCAGCTTCAAGGTTCCAAAACTGAAGTCCTCTGTAAGGGTCACATGA